The following are encoded in a window of Flavobacteriales bacterium genomic DNA:
- the rpsS gene encoding 30S ribosomal protein S19, whose protein sequence is MSRSLKKPPFVHYKLTKRVGEAQASGKKNVIKTWSRASTITPDFVGMTIAVHNGNKFIPVYVTENMVGHKLGEFAPTRTFRGHSGNKKN, encoded by the coding sequence ATGAGCCGTTCACTCAAGAAACCGCCCTTCGTCCACTACAAGCTCACCAAGCGTGTAGGCGAGGCCCAGGCCTCGGGCAAGAAGAACGTGATCAAGACCTGGTCGCGCGCCAGCACCATCACCCCCGACTTCGTGGGGATGACCATCGCGGTGCACAACGGCAACAAATTCATTCCGGTGTACGTGACCGAGAACATGGTGGGCCACAAGCTGGGCGAGTTCGCGCCCACGCGCACCTTCCGCGGGCACTCCGGCAACAAGAAGAACTGA
- the rpsG gene encoding 30S ribosomal protein S7, translating to MRKKAAKHTILPDPKFGDVLVTKFVNNLMFEGKKTKALDIFYAAIDIATEKSGGEGLEVFRKALQNVTPQVEVRSRRVGGANFQIPQAVREDRKRMLAMKWLIGYARERNERSMAMRLANELLAASKEEGAAFKKKEEVHRMAEANKAFSHFRF from the coding sequence ATGCGCAAGAAAGCGGCGAAACACACCATCCTGCCGGATCCCAAGTTCGGCGATGTGCTCGTGACCAAGTTCGTGAACAACCTGATGTTCGAGGGCAAGAAGACCAAGGCCCTGGACATCTTCTATGCGGCCATCGACATCGCCACGGAAAAGAGTGGTGGCGAAGGCCTGGAGGTGTTCCGCAAGGCCCTGCAGAACGTGACCCCCCAGGTGGAGGTGCGCAGCCGCCGCGTGGGCGGGGCCAACTTCCAGATCCCGCAGGCCGTGCGTGAGGACCGCAAGCGCATGTTGGCCATGAAGTGGCTCATCGGCTACGCCCGCGAGCGCAACGAGCGCAGCATGGCGATGCGCCTGGCCAACGAACTGCTGGCCGCCTCCAAGGAGGAGGGCGCGGCCTTCAAGAAAAAAGAGGAAGTGCACCGCATGGCCGAGGCCAACAAGGCCTTCAGCCATTTCCGTTTCTGA
- the rpsC gene encoding 30S ribosomal protein S3: MGQKAHPTGIRLGFIKGWDSNWYGGKNYGEKLVEDERIRQYLMARLKKASVAKIVIERTLKLVTVTINTARPGVIIGKGGAEVDKLREELKKLTGKDVQINIFEIKRPELDARLVADSIARQLEGRISFRRAMKMSVASTMRMGAEGIKLTVSGRLNGAEIARTESYREGRVPLHTLRADIDFAIAEAHTKMGRIGVKCWICRGEVYGKKDLSPNQGQAKGAPGARPMGPRGGGERRERRGGGDRGERRGGGMNRGADRNKL, from the coding sequence ATGGGACAGAAAGCACATCCTACCGGCATCCGCCTCGGCTTCATCAAGGGCTGGGACAGCAACTGGTATGGCGGAAAGAACTACGGTGAGAAGCTCGTGGAGGACGAGCGCATCCGGCAGTATCTCATGGCCCGCCTGAAGAAGGCGTCCGTGGCCAAGATCGTCATCGAGCGCACCCTCAAGCTCGTCACCGTCACCATCAACACCGCCCGCCCCGGCGTCATCATCGGCAAGGGCGGCGCCGAGGTGGACAAGCTGCGCGAGGAGCTCAAGAAGCTCACCGGCAAGGATGTCCAGATCAACATCTTCGAGATCAAGCGCCCCGAATTGGACGCCCGCCTGGTGGCCGACAGCATCGCCCGCCAGTTGGAGGGGCGCATCAGCTTCCGCCGCGCCATGAAGATGTCCGTGGCCAGCACCATGCGCATGGGCGCCGAGGGCATCAAGCTCACGGTGAGCGGCCGCCTCAACGGTGCCGAGATCGCCCGTACGGAGAGCTACCGCGAGGGCCGCGTGCCCCTGCACACCCTGCGTGCGGACATCGACTTCGCCATTGCCGAGGCCCACACCAAAATGGGGCGCATCGGCGTGAAGTGCTGGATCTGCCGTGGCGAGGTGTATGGCAAGAAGGACCTCAGCCCCAACCAGGGCCAGGCCAAGGGCGCACCGGGCGCACGTCCCATGGGCCCGCGTGGTGGAGGTGAGCGCCGTGAACGCCGCGGAGGCGGTGATCGTGGCGAGCGTCGTGGAGGTGGAATGAACCGCGGGGCCGACCGCAACAAACTCTGA
- the rplC gene encoding 50S ribosomal protein L3, which translates to MSGLIGKKIGMTSLFDTDGNLVACTVIEATPNVVTQVKTSEKDGYEAVQLAFGERREKNTPAALKGHYKKAGTTVKKKAHEFKEFEQDLKLGDTIGVDLFEEGSYVTVTGNGKGKGFQGVVKRHGFSGVGEATHGQHDRSRAPGSLGGSSYPSRVFKGMRMAGRTGGKKITTENLRVVKVDSAKNLLLLKGTVPGPKGSIVIIWK; encoded by the coding sequence ATGAGCGGATTGATCGGCAAAAAGATCGGGATGACCAGCCTGTTCGACACGGACGGGAACCTGGTGGCCTGCACCGTGATCGAGGCCACGCCCAATGTGGTCACCCAGGTGAAGACCTCCGAGAAGGACGGCTATGAGGCCGTGCAACTCGCCTTCGGTGAGCGCCGGGAGAAGAACACCCCCGCCGCCCTCAAAGGGCACTACAAGAAGGCCGGCACCACGGTGAAGAAGAAGGCCCACGAGTTCAAGGAGTTCGAGCAGGACCTGAAGCTCGGCGACACGATCGGCGTGGACCTCTTCGAGGAGGGCAGCTACGTGACGGTGACCGGCAACGGCAAGGGCAAGGGCTTCCAGGGCGTTGTGAAGCGCCACGGCTTCAGCGGCGTGGGCGAGGCCACCCACGGCCAGCATGACCGTAGCCGCGCGCCCGGATCGCTGGGCGGCAGCAGCTACCCCAGCCGCGTGTTCAAGGGCATGCGCATGGCCGGCCGCACCGGAGGCAAGAAGATCACCACCGAGAACCTCCGTGTGGTGAAGGTGGATTCGGCGAAGAACCTGTTGTTGCTCAAGGGCACCGTTCCCGGTCCCAAGGGCAGCATCGTGATCATCTGGAAGTAA
- the rplV gene encoding 50S ribosomal protein L22, which translates to MGARKKLAADARKEARKTVAMAQLRNVPTSPRRMRQVADLIRGKEVGQALGILRFSTRHSSRDLEKLLMSAIANWQAKNDGRKADEAGLVVKSVRVDEARSLKRMLPAPQGRAYRMRKRSNHVSLIVDTVN; encoded by the coding sequence ATGGGAGCCCGCAAGAAACTCGCCGCTGACGCCCGCAAGGAGGCCCGCAAGACCGTGGCCATGGCACAGCTTCGCAATGTGCCCACCAGCCCGCGCCGCATGCGCCAGGTCGCCGACCTGATCCGTGGCAAGGAGGTGGGCCAGGCGCTGGGCATCCTGCGCTTCAGCACACGCCACAGCAGCCGCGACCTGGAGAAACTGCTGATGAGCGCCATCGCCAACTGGCAGGCCAAGAACGATGGCCGCAAGGCCGACGAGGCCGGCCTGGTGGTGAAGAGCGTACGCGTGGACGAGGCCCGCAGCCTGAAGCGCATGCTGCCCGCACCACAGGGCCGAGCCTACCGCATGCGCAAGCGCAGCAACCACGTTAGCCTCATCGTCGATACCGTGAACTGA
- the rplW gene encoding 50S ribosomal protein L23, whose protein sequence is MSQIIIRPIVTEKMTAQGEKQNRFGFEVARTSNKVQIKQAVEKEYGVTVTGVRTMICRGKDRTRYTKTNILRGSTSSYKKAIVTVKEGETIDLYSSI, encoded by the coding sequence ATGAGCCAGATCATCATACGGCCCATCGTCACCGAGAAGATGACCGCCCAGGGCGAGAAGCAGAACCGCTTCGGCTTCGAGGTGGCCCGCACCAGCAACAAGGTGCAGATCAAGCAGGCGGTGGAGAAGGAGTACGGCGTCACCGTCACCGGTGTGCGCACCATGATCTGCCGTGGCAAGGACCGCACCCGCTACACCAAGACGAACATCCTTCGGGGGAGCACCTCCAGCTACAAGAAGGCCATCGTCACCGTGAAGGAAGGCGAGACCATCGACCTGTACAGCAGCATTTGA
- a CDS encoding T9SS type A sorting domain-containing protein, with the protein MMRLTLLLLSSIQFCWVLSQPVYERIYSGGAAGKFNLIELNSGNVLTIVVNSFSINITGTSISNNDGVIIHSHAYYIDTFVVMQSIKKYTENEFYFVGGYWKDTCSTTGAKKTYPVIGRMDSIGNILSIHHYALNAPECSNMAGDLDILSGEGGAIAWGTRDYRFFALKVDAAGEPVWAKRFSHQAAFQFIKELPGGDLLAGINMDTAGAVVARMDANGNFLWCKSYIRPRGMLHDALIESDDAFIITGYTDSTASTNPFIPLPTTFQPKLFMMKLDGAGEVQWSRGYDSAPNYWYTGQSSRIVKALDGNYVVLATLGHPGYNFFLRPFLMKTDLNGDTLWTRSGGASGYDYFTKDLLAHSDGGYLISGGVWGDLPEMNTGLPYIFKTDSLGHFSCLERQHPVQVLDLFPTDSNFVLTSIDGATVHPAFVNDTIFDPINVYDACVVTSVQQYRPTKLRAMRVYPNPTLGRFTVEFADPLMAESYYSVYDAMGRLLYQRPLPTGATLEEVDLSRFGRGTYVLRVTDPEGQRHTRVVVE; encoded by the coding sequence ATGATGAGGTTGACCTTGCTCCTGTTGTCTTCCATTCAGTTCTGCTGGGTCTTGTCTCAGCCAGTATATGAAAGAATATATTCTGGTGGTGCTGCTGGGAAATTCAACCTGATTGAACTGAATAGTGGGAATGTGTTGACCATTGTTGTGAATTCATTTAGTATCAATATAACCGGAACATCAATTTCCAATAACGATGGTGTGATAATACACAGTCATGCTTATTATATTGATACTTTTGTAGTGATGCAATCTATCAAAAAATATACTGAAAACGAATTCTATTTTGTGGGCGGATACTGGAAGGATACTTGCTCGACCACCGGAGCGAAAAAAACATATCCCGTGATTGGACGGATGGATTCTATAGGCAACATCTTGTCTATTCACCATTATGCTCTAAACGCACCCGAGTGCTCAAACATGGCTGGAGATCTCGATATATTAAGTGGAGAGGGAGGAGCCATCGCTTGGGGGACTCGCGACTATAGATTCTTCGCACTGAAGGTTGATGCTGCCGGGGAGCCGGTATGGGCCAAACGGTTCAGTCATCAAGCCGCTTTTCAGTTCATCAAAGAACTGCCCGGCGGCGACCTGCTGGCGGGCATCAACATGGACACGGCCGGGGCGGTGGTGGCACGCATGGATGCGAACGGCAATTTTCTCTGGTGCAAGTCCTATATCCGCCCCCGAGGGATGTTGCACGACGCGCTGATCGAGTCGGACGATGCCTTCATCATCACCGGCTACACGGATAGCACGGCTTCCACGAACCCGTTCATCCCGCTGCCTACCACGTTCCAGCCGAAGCTCTTCATGATGAAACTGGACGGTGCTGGGGAAGTACAATGGTCCCGGGGTTATGACAGCGCACCGAACTATTGGTACACAGGGCAGAGTTCTCGCATCGTAAAAGCCTTGGATGGCAACTATGTGGTGCTGGCCACCTTGGGGCATCCGGGGTACAATTTCTTCTTACGGCCTTTTCTGATGAAGACCGACTTGAACGGCGATACGCTTTGGACACGGTCCGGGGGAGCAAGTGGCTATGATTACTTCACGAAGGACCTATTGGCGCATTCGGACGGAGGCTATTTGATCAGCGGTGGTGTATGGGGCGATCTGCCAGAGATGAACACCGGCCTCCCCTATATCTTCAAGACGGATAGCCTGGGCCACTTCTCCTGTCTGGAGCGCCAACACCCCGTTCAGGTACTGGACCTCTTTCCCACGGATAGCAATTTCGTGCTTACCTCCATCGATGGCGCCACCGTTCACCCTGCCTTTGTGAACGACACCATCTTCGATCCCATCAATGTGTACGATGCTTGCGTGGTCACCAGTGTGCAGCAATACCGGCCTACCAAGCTACGCGCCATGCGCGTGTACCCCAACCCCACCCTGGGTCGCTTCACCGTGGAGTTCGCAGACCCGTTGATGGCCGAGAGCTACTATTCGGTGTACGACGCCATGGGGAGATTGCTGTACCAGCGCCCACTGCCCACCGGCGCCACGCTGGAAGAGGTGGACCTCTCGCGCTTCGGCAGGGGCACCTATGTGTTACGGGTCACGGACCCCGAAGGGCAGCGGCATACGAGGGTGGTGGTGGAGTAG
- the rpsJ gene encoding 30S ribosomal protein S10 — protein sequence MTQKIRIKLRSYDHNLVDKSAEKIVKTVKSTGAVVSGPIPLPTHKRIFTVLRSPHVNKKAREQFQLCSYKRMMDIYSSSSKTIDALMKLELPSGVDVEIKV from the coding sequence ATGACCCAGAAGATCCGGATCAAGTTGCGGTCCTACGACCACAACCTCGTCGACAAGAGCGCCGAGAAGATCGTGAAGACGGTGAAGAGCACCGGCGCGGTGGTGAGCGGCCCCATTCCCCTGCCCACCCACAAGCGCATCTTCACCGTGCTGCGCTCGCCGCACGTGAACAAGAAGGCCCGCGAGCAATTCCAGCTCTGCAGCTACAAGCGCATGATGGACATCTACAGCTCCAGCAGCAAGACCATCGATGCGCTGATGAAGCTGGAACTGCCCAGCGGTGTGGACGTGGAGATCAAAGTCTGA
- the rplB gene encoding 50S ribosomal protein L2: MGIRKLNPVTPGTRHRVITDFEGVTTNVPEKSLTRGIHKSGGRNNQGKMTMRYLGGGHKQRYRTVDLKRDKHGIPATVKTIEYDPSRSARIALLFYADGEKRYMLAPNGLQVGQTVLSGLNGVPPEVGNTLPLSEIPLGTVVHNIELHPGKGGAIARSAGTFAQLSAREGRYATLKMPSGEVRMVLVTCLATVGTVGNGEHMLQKSGKAGRSRWLGRRPRTRAVAMNPVDHPMGGGEGRASGGHPRSRKGLLAKGKKTRRPKNPTSKFIIERINAKKGA, translated from the coding sequence ATGGGCATCAGAAAACTCAACCCCGTGACCCCCGGCACCCGCCACCGGGTCATCACCGATTTCGAGGGCGTCACCACCAACGTCCCGGAGAAGAGCCTGACGCGTGGCATCCACAAGAGTGGCGGCCGCAACAACCAGGGCAAGATGACCATGCGCTATCTCGGCGGTGGTCACAAGCAGCGCTACCGCACGGTGGACCTGAAGCGCGACAAGCACGGCATCCCCGCCACGGTGAAGACCATCGAGTACGATCCTTCCCGCAGCGCGCGCATCGCCCTGCTGTTCTATGCCGATGGCGAGAAACGCTACATGCTGGCCCCCAACGGCCTGCAGGTGGGCCAGACCGTGCTGAGCGGCCTCAACGGCGTACCGCCCGAAGTGGGCAACACGCTTCCGCTGAGCGAGATCCCCCTGGGCACGGTGGTGCACAACATCGAACTCCACCCCGGCAAGGGCGGCGCCATCGCGCGCAGCGCCGGCACCTTCGCCCAGCTCAGCGCCCGTGAAGGCCGCTACGCCACGCTGAAGATGCCGAGCGGCGAAGTGCGCATGGTGCTGGTGACCTGTTTGGCCACCGTTGGCACCGTGGGCAACGGCGAGCACATGCTGCAGAAGAGCGGCAAGGCCGGCCGCAGCCGCTGGCTGGGTCGCCGTCCGCGCACCCGCGCCGTGGCCATGAACCCGGTGGACCACCCGATGGGCGGTGGCGAAGGCCGCGCCAGCGGTGGACACCCGCGCAGCCGCAAGGGCCTCCTGGCCAAGGGCAAGAAGACCCGCAGGCCGAAGAACCCGACCAGCAAGTTCATCATCGAACGCATCAACGCCAAGAAAGGCGCCTGA
- a CDS encoding Fic family protein: protein MDVGSITLYSISPRMLGLLTSIHQHLGEVHARHLQLCPAELAMAYRVSSVHATVAIEGGTLEPVPVADLLAHGAAPSLPAHFEVLNTHRVQELLPALDPYTAQDLRHAHAVLMHGLALDAGHFRSGPMDVLYGDPEPLRVASAHDLPATVQELLQYAEEDDFPPLLTSCVVHFGLIYLRPFTAGNGRLARLWQRRLLMRHWPVFAYLPVEAFIHQREPAYHAALEYADRRGDCGGFITYLLERIDEALTELLSEGEPVRGANDRMAVFLAQATKRPFRRKDYLAFYPELSTATATRDLREAVDGGLLQMEGEGRGVTYQKK, encoded by the coding sequence ATGGATGTCGGCAGCATCACCCTCTACAGCATTTCGCCCCGCATGCTGGGCCTGCTGACGAGCATCCACCAGCACCTGGGCGAGGTACATGCCCGCCACCTGCAACTCTGTCCGGCGGAACTGGCCATGGCCTACCGCGTGAGCAGCGTGCACGCCACCGTGGCCATAGAGGGGGGCACCCTGGAACCCGTGCCCGTGGCGGACCTCCTGGCGCACGGCGCCGCACCTTCCCTACCAGCCCATTTCGAGGTGCTCAACACACACCGGGTGCAGGAACTGCTTCCCGCCTTGGACCCCTATACCGCGCAGGACCTGCGCCACGCCCATGCCGTGCTGATGCACGGCCTGGCATTGGATGCCGGCCACTTCCGCAGCGGACCCATGGATGTGCTCTATGGCGACCCCGAACCCCTGCGCGTGGCCTCGGCCCATGACCTGCCCGCCACCGTGCAGGAGTTGCTCCAGTACGCCGAGGAGGATGACTTCCCGCCCCTGCTCACCAGTTGCGTAGTACACTTCGGCCTCATCTACCTGCGGCCTTTTACTGCCGGCAACGGCCGCCTGGCCCGGCTGTGGCAGCGGCGCCTGCTCATGCGCCATTGGCCGGTATTCGCCTACCTGCCCGTGGAGGCCTTCATCCACCAACGCGAACCCGCCTACCACGCCGCGCTGGAGTACGCCGACCGCCGGGGTGATTGCGGCGGCTTCATCACCTACCTGCTGGAACGCATCGACGAGGCCCTGACCGAACTGCTTTCAGAAGGCGAACCGGTACGCGGTGCCAATGACCGCATGGCCGTCTTCCTGGCCCAAGCCACAAAGCGGCCCTTCCGCCGGAAGGACTACCTGGCCTTCTACCCGGAGCTGAGCACCGCCACGGCGACCAGGGATCTGCGGGAGGCGGTGGATGGCGGCTTGCTGCAGATGGAGGGTGAAGGGCGGGGGGTGACCTACCAGAAGAAGTAG
- the rplP gene encoding 50S ribosomal protein L16 has translation MLQPKRSRRRNMHKGRMKGMAQRGHRVTLGTFGLKALESVWLTSRQIEAARVALTRHMKREGQVWIKVFPDKPVTSKPAEVRMGKGKGSLDHWVAVCHAGRIIFEVDGVPMATAKEALRLAAQKLPIPTKFVAREDHDGQ, from the coding sequence ATGTTGCAACCCAAGCGCAGCAGACGCCGCAATATGCACAAGGGCCGCATGAAGGGCATGGCCCAGCGCGGCCATCGTGTCACCCTGGGCACCTTCGGCCTGAAGGCCTTGGAGAGCGTATGGCTCACCAGCCGCCAGATCGAGGCCGCCCGTGTGGCCCTTACCCGCCACATGAAGCGTGAAGGCCAGGTCTGGATCAAGGTGTTCCCGGACAAGCCCGTGACCAGCAAACCCGCCGAGGTGCGCATGGGCAAAGGCAAAGGCTCCCTGGACCACTGGGTGGCCGTGTGCCATGCCGGCCGGATCATCTTCGAAGTGGACGGTGTGCCCATGGCCACCGCCAAGGAGGCCCTGCGCCTGGCCGCCCAGAAACTGCCCATCCCCACCAAGTTCGTGGCCCGCGAGGACCACGACGGCCAATAA
- the fusA gene encoding elongation factor G — MAKRDLRYTRNIGIMAHIDAGKTTTSERILYYTGLVHKIGEVHDGAATMDWMEQEQERGITITSAATTTSWDYRGEKYKINLIDTPGHVDFTVEVERSLRVLDGAVALFCAVGGVEPQSETVWRQANKYKVPRLGFVNKMDRSGADFFRVVGQIKERLGAKPVPLQVPIGAEADFKGVVDLINNRGMVWNESDQGMTWNEVPIPDDLKDTVQEWRDKLIEAVAESDDSLMEKYFNDPESLTEAEIMNAIRKSTISMSITPILCGSAFKNKGVQTMLDAVMAYLPSPMDIEAVTGTNPDTGEEVTRRPDASEPMASLAFKIATDPYVGRLAFFRCYSGAVPAGSYVRNMRSGNKERISRIFQMHSNKQNPVEVIEAGDIGAAVGFKDIRTGDTLCDENNPIVLESMSFPEPVIGIAVEPKTQADLDKLGAALAKLAEEDPTFKVHTDDETGQTVISGMGELHLEIIVDRLKREFKVECNQGAPQVKYKEAITGTVEHRELYKKQTGGRGKFADIHVRIEPQTDPEKTGLEFIDEIKGGVIPKEFIQPVAKGFEASLKNGVLAGYPMESLKVTLYDGSFHNVDSDALSFEICAKSAFRTALPKCKPVLLEPIMKIEVITPEENMGDIVGDLNRRRGTIQGMEDRSGAKAIRGTVPLSEMFGYVTSLRTMSSGRASSTMEFSHYDPAPNNVTEAVLAKVRGKVSA, encoded by the coding sequence ATGGCCAAGAGGGACCTCAGATATACGCGCAACATCGGCATCATGGCGCACATCGATGCCGGCAAGACGACCACGTCCGAGCGCATCCTGTACTACACCGGCCTGGTCCACAAGATCGGCGAGGTGCACGACGGGGCCGCCACCATGGACTGGATGGAACAGGAGCAGGAGCGTGGCATCACCATCACCAGCGCCGCCACCACCACCAGCTGGGACTACCGCGGTGAGAAGTACAAGATCAACCTGATCGACACCCCGGGCCACGTGGACTTCACCGTGGAAGTTGAGCGCAGCCTGCGCGTGCTGGACGGTGCCGTGGCGCTCTTCTGCGCCGTGGGCGGCGTGGAGCCCCAGAGCGAGACCGTATGGCGCCAGGCCAACAAGTACAAGGTGCCCCGCCTGGGCTTCGTCAACAAGATGGACCGCAGCGGTGCGGACTTCTTCCGTGTGGTGGGCCAGATCAAGGAGCGCCTGGGCGCCAAGCCCGTGCCCTTGCAGGTGCCCATCGGCGCCGAAGCCGACTTCAAAGGCGTGGTGGACCTGATCAACAACCGGGGCATGGTCTGGAACGAATCCGACCAGGGCATGACCTGGAACGAGGTGCCCATCCCCGACGACCTGAAGGACACCGTGCAGGAGTGGCGCGACAAGCTCATCGAGGCCGTGGCCGAGAGCGACGACTCCTTGATGGAGAAGTATTTCAATGATCCCGAGTCGCTCACCGAGGCCGAGATCATGAACGCCATCCGCAAGAGCACCATCAGCATGAGCATCACGCCCATCCTGTGTGGCAGCGCCTTCAAGAACAAGGGTGTGCAGACCATGCTCGACGCGGTGATGGCCTATCTGCCCAGCCCGATGGACATCGAGGCGGTGACCGGCACCAACCCCGACACGGGCGAGGAGGTCACCCGCAGGCCCGACGCTTCCGAGCCGATGGCCAGCCTGGCCTTCAAGATCGCCACGGACCCCTACGTGGGGCGCCTGGCCTTCTTCCGTTGTTACAGCGGTGCGGTCCCTGCCGGCAGCTATGTGCGCAACATGCGCAGCGGCAACAAGGAGCGCATCAGCCGCATCTTCCAGATGCACTCCAACAAACAGAATCCTGTGGAGGTGATCGAGGCCGGCGACATCGGTGCCGCCGTGGGCTTCAAGGACATCCGCACGGGCGATACCCTTTGCGACGAGAACAATCCGATCGTTCTGGAGAGCATGAGCTTCCCTGAGCCGGTGATCGGCATCGCCGTGGAGCCCAAGACCCAGGCCGACCTGGACAAGCTGGGCGCCGCCCTGGCCAAACTGGCCGAGGAGGACCCCACCTTCAAGGTGCATACCGACGACGAGACCGGCCAGACCGTGATCAGCGGCATGGGCGAACTGCACCTGGAGATCATCGTGGACCGCCTCAAGCGCGAGTTCAAGGTGGAATGCAACCAGGGCGCACCGCAGGTGAAGTACAAGGAAGCCATCACCGGCACCGTGGAACACCGCGAGCTGTACAAGAAGCAGACGGGTGGCCGCGGCAAATTCGCCGACATCCATGTGCGCATCGAGCCCCAGACCGATCCGGAGAAGACCGGGCTGGAGTTCATCGACGAGATCAAGGGCGGTGTCATCCCCAAGGAATTCATCCAGCCCGTGGCGAAAGGCTTCGAGGCCTCGCTGAAGAACGGTGTGCTGGCGGGCTATCCCATGGAAAGCCTGAAGGTGACCCTCTACGATGGCAGCTTCCACAACGTGGACTCCGACGCGTTGAGCTTCGAGATCTGCGCCAAGAGCGCCTTCCGCACCGCGCTGCCCAAGTGCAAGCCCGTGCTGCTGGAGCCCATCATGAAGATCGAGGTGATCACCCCCGAGGAGAACATGGGCGACATCGTGGGCGACCTCAACCGCCGCCGTGGCACCATCCAGGGCATGGAGGACCGCTCCGGCGCCAAGGCGATCCGCGGCACCGTGCCCTTGAGCGAGATGTTCGGTTACGTCACCTCCCTGCGCACCATGAGCTCCGGCCGTGCCAGCAGCACCATGGAGTTCAGCCATTACGACCCAGCACCCAACAACGTCACCGAGGCCGTGCTGGCCAAGGTGCGCGGCAAAGTATCAGCCTAA
- the rplD gene encoding 50S ribosomal protein L4, translating into MELEIYGKDGKSTGKKAKLSDAVFAVEPNDHAIWLDVKQHLANKRQGTAKTLEKSEVSGSTKKLHRQKGTGGSRKGSIKNPLFKGGARVFGPKPRDYHFKLNKKVKDLARRSALTHKAKDGAIKVLDGVEIGAPRTKDYMALLKAFELGTRKSLLVVPTKDDNVLLSARNIQGARVVTASDLNTYDIMNANGLLIVKDAIAVLEATLTK; encoded by the coding sequence ATGGAACTCGAGATCTACGGCAAGGACGGCAAGTCCACCGGCAAGAAGGCCAAGCTCAGCGACGCCGTCTTCGCGGTCGAGCCCAACGACCACGCCATCTGGCTGGACGTGAAGCAGCACCTGGCGAACAAGCGCCAAGGCACCGCCAAGACCTTGGAGAAGAGCGAGGTGAGCGGCAGCACCAAGAAGCTGCACCGCCAGAAGGGCACCGGTGGGTCCCGCAAGGGTTCCATCAAGAACCCCCTGTTCAAGGGTGGCGCCCGCGTGTTCGGCCCCAAGCCGCGCGACTACCACTTCAAACTGAACAAGAAGGTGAAGGACCTGGCCCGCCGCAGCGCCCTTACCCACAAGGCCAAGGACGGCGCCATCAAGGTGCTCGATGGCGTGGAGATCGGCGCCCCGCGCACCAAGGACTACATGGCGCTGCTCAAGGCTTTCGAGCTGGGCACGCGCAAGAGCCTGCTGGTGGTGCCCACCAAGGATGACAATGTGCTGCTCAGCGCGCGCAACATCCAGGGTGCCCGCGTGGTGACGGCCAGCGACCTGAACACCTACGATATCATGAACGCCAACGGACTGCTGATCGTGAAGGACGCGATCGCGGTGCTGGAGGCCACCCTCACCAAGTAA
- the rpsL gene encoding 30S ribosomal protein S12, producing the protein MPTIQQLIRKGRETPVYKSKSVALTRCPQRRGVCTKVYTTTPKKPNSALRKVAKVRLVNGYEVIAYIGGEGHNLQEHSIVLVRGGRVKDLPGVKYHIVRGVLDTSGVEGRNQRRSKYGTKRPKPGQAPAKKK; encoded by the coding sequence ATGCCTACCATCCAACAGCTCATCCGGAAGGGTCGCGAGACCCCTGTGTACAAGAGCAAGTCGGTCGCCCTGACCCGCTGCCCGCAGCGCCGTGGTGTTTGCACCAAGGTGTACACCACCACGCCCAAGAAGCCGAACTCGGCCCTGCGCAAGGTGGCCAAGGTGCGCCTGGTGAACGGTTATGAGGTGATCGCCTACATCGGTGGCGAGGGCCACAACCTGCAGGAACACAGCATCGTGCTGGTGCGTGGCGGCCGGGTGAAGGACCTGCCCGGCGTGAAGTACCACATCGTACGGGGCGTGCTCGACACCAGCGGGGTGGAGGGCCGCAACCAGCGCCGCAGCAAGTACGGCACCAAGCGTCCGAAGCCCGGACAAGCTCCCGCCAAGAAGAAGTAA